The Geminicoccus roseus DSM 18922 genome has a window encoding:
- a CDS encoding type I restriction endonuclease subunit R, with protein MTFDAAEKHQSQIPAIQLLVALGFKPLSQAEAVNLRGGRLRNVVLDDVLADHLLRINSFTHRGRDYAFDLADAHEAIRRLKPTPDRQKGLRGTNQDIYDTLILGTTITKTIQGDSKSYSFRFVDWGTPSNNVFHVTTELSVERTASIQTRRCDIVAYVNGIPFLVIENKRPTESLKKAGSQLIGYQNEDNIPQLFHFAQLLMVMNRQEARYATVGTPGQFWQTWRDEQDRDEDIARLANRPLTAAEADAIFSGDFAGARAHFETMAAEGPRAVTAQDRAIHALCRPERLLDLVHRFTVFDNGIRKVARHQQFFGIRKAVERVRQFNLDGPRKGGVIWHTQGSGKSLTMVMLGRSLALDQEISNPRIVIVTDRDDLDKQIKDTFRSCDLEPIRATSGAHLIELIRNRVPLVTTIINKFDTAARGTADVDDDANIFVLVDESHRSQTGRHGGNSQFAIKMRRLLPKACYLGFTGTPLLKKEKNTLSTFGGLIHKYAINEAVADGAVVPLLYEGRLVEQQVNGDVIDRWFDKISEGLTPSQKADLKRKFSRTGALSKTGQAIRAKAFDISEHFRQHWQGTGFKAQLVAPSKAAAVRFKEVLDEIGHVTSEIVISLPDDNEGNEEVDKESKDLVRGFWARMMARYKTEDEYNRQIIDAFKGSGDPEILIVVSKLLTGFDAPRNTVLYVCKPLREHNLLQAIARVNRLYEEDGIEKHFGFIIDYEGLLGELDSALTTYSAFEDFDDTDLTGTVHDVREEIRRLPQLHGQLWDLFKPVKNKKDMEQFEQFLADEAIRQDFYERLRIFSRCLHISLSSDKLLDVFDEAKVDTLKRDWKQFSELKRSVQLRYQETVDVKEFEPKIQKLLDDHVVAMPAEIIIGIVNINDQDSLQAVVEEASVSEASKADRIASATRRAITERMDEDPTFYRRFSELLEETISEYRAKRLSEREYLNIVVDLANKVARKDHGRDIPDPIKGNEDGQAFFGILDGVLLRSDGEPNSKNDTAIIAIDIIDIIKSHHIVDVWSNDIAQNNMRNAIDDYFFDVLRDEKGLELPVETMDDLESKIMDLARARFPG; from the coding sequence CTGCGTGGTGGCCGCCTGCGTAATGTCGTGCTCGACGACGTGCTGGCCGACCATCTCCTGCGGATCAACAGCTTCACCCATCGCGGGCGCGACTATGCCTTCGACCTTGCGGATGCGCATGAGGCGATCCGGCGGCTGAAGCCTACACCTGATCGGCAAAAAGGCCTGCGCGGCACCAACCAGGACATCTATGACACGCTCATCCTCGGCACGACGATTACCAAGACCATTCAGGGAGATTCGAAGTCTTATTCCTTCCGCTTCGTCGACTGGGGGACGCCGTCAAACAACGTCTTCCATGTCACCACCGAACTATCCGTCGAGCGGACGGCCAGCATCCAGACCAGGCGCTGCGATATCGTGGCCTATGTGAACGGCATCCCCTTCCTGGTGATCGAGAACAAACGGCCGACCGAAAGCCTGAAGAAGGCGGGCAGTCAGCTGATCGGCTATCAAAACGAAGACAACATCCCCCAGCTGTTCCACTTCGCGCAGCTCTTGATGGTGATGAACCGGCAAGAGGCGCGCTATGCCACGGTCGGTACGCCGGGGCAGTTCTGGCAGACTTGGCGGGACGAGCAGGACCGGGACGAGGACATTGCCCGGCTGGCCAATCGTCCTCTGACCGCTGCCGAGGCGGACGCGATCTTTTCAGGCGATTTCGCAGGTGCCCGGGCTCATTTCGAGACAATGGCCGCCGAAGGCCCTCGTGCGGTCACGGCGCAGGACCGGGCGATTCATGCACTGTGCCGACCTGAACGCCTGCTGGACCTGGTCCACCGCTTCACGGTGTTCGACAACGGCATCCGCAAGGTCGCCCGCCACCAGCAGTTCTTCGGCATCCGCAAGGCGGTGGAACGCGTCCGGCAGTTCAACCTGGACGGTCCGCGCAAGGGCGGCGTGATCTGGCACACGCAAGGGTCGGGCAAGTCCCTCACGATGGTCATGCTCGGTCGCTCGCTTGCGCTCGACCAGGAGATTTCGAACCCGCGCATCGTGATCGTCACCGACCGCGACGATCTCGACAAGCAGATCAAGGATACGTTCAGGTCCTGTGACCTGGAGCCCATCCGGGCGACGAGCGGCGCCCACCTGATCGAGCTGATCCGCAATAGGGTGCCGCTCGTCACCACCATCATCAACAAGTTCGATACCGCGGCCAGGGGCACGGCGGATGTGGACGATGACGCCAACATCTTCGTTCTGGTCGACGAGAGCCATCGGTCGCAGACCGGCCGCCATGGTGGGAACAGCCAGTTCGCCATCAAGATGCGCCGCTTGCTGCCCAAGGCCTGCTATCTCGGCTTCACCGGCACGCCGCTGCTGAAGAAGGAGAAGAACACGCTTTCCACCTTCGGCGGGCTGATCCACAAATATGCCATCAACGAAGCGGTAGCGGATGGGGCTGTCGTGCCGCTTCTCTACGAGGGACGCCTCGTCGAGCAGCAGGTCAATGGCGATGTGATCGATCGCTGGTTCGACAAGATCAGCGAAGGTCTGACGCCGAGCCAGAAAGCCGACCTGAAGCGCAAGTTCTCGCGCACGGGCGCCCTGTCGAAGACTGGCCAGGCTATCCGCGCCAAGGCTTTCGACATCTCGGAGCACTTTCGCCAGCACTGGCAGGGTACGGGCTTCAAGGCGCAGCTCGTTGCACCCTCCAAGGCAGCTGCCGTCCGCTTCAAGGAAGTGCTGGACGAGATCGGGCACGTCACCAGCGAGATCGTCATCTCGCTACCTGACGACAATGAGGGCAACGAGGAGGTCGACAAGGAGTCGAAGGATCTCGTGCGTGGCTTCTGGGCGCGCATGATGGCCCGCTACAAGACAGAGGACGAGTACAACCGTCAGATCATCGACGCATTCAAAGGATCCGGCGACCCGGAGATCCTGATCGTCGTGTCGAAGTTGCTGACGGGGTTTGATGCACCGCGGAACACGGTCCTCTATGTCTGCAAGCCATTACGCGAGCACAATCTCCTGCAGGCGATCGCGCGCGTGAACCGGCTCTATGAAGAGGACGGCATCGAGAAACATTTCGGCTTTATCATCGACTATGAGGGCCTGCTGGGCGAGCTTGACTCGGCTCTTACGACCTACAGCGCCTTTGAAGATTTCGACGATACCGATCTGACCGGCACCGTTCACGACGTGCGCGAGGAAATCCGCAGGCTACCCCAACTGCATGGCCAGCTCTGGGATCTGTTCAAGCCGGTCAAGAACAAGAAGGACATGGAGCAGTTCGAGCAGTTCCTGGCCGACGAAGCCATCCGGCAGGACTTCTATGAACGGCTCAGGATCTTCAGCCGGTGCCTGCACATATCCTTGTCCTCCGACAAGCTTCTCGACGTATTCGACGAGGCTAAGGTCGACACCCTGAAGCGCGACTGGAAGCAATTCTCGGAACTGAAGCGCTCGGTCCAGCTGCGCTACCAGGAAACGGTCGACGTCAAGGAGTTCGAGCCGAAGATCCAGAAGCTTCTCGATGATCACGTGGTCGCCATGCCGGCCGAGATCATCATCGGCATCGTCAACATCAACGACCAGGACTCACTCCAGGCAGTCGTTGAGGAGGCCAGCGTTTCGGAAGCCTCGAAGGCGGACCGGATCGCGAGCGCCACTCGTCGAGCCATCACGGAGAGGATGGACGAAGACCCTACCTTCTATCGCCGCTTTTCTGAACTGCTGGAGGAGACGATCTCCGAGTATCGTGCCAAGCGCCTGTCGGAGCGGGAATACCTGAACATCGTGGTCGACTTGGCCAACAAGGTCGCACGTAAAGATCATGGTCGTGACATCCCTGATCCCATAAAGGGCAATGAAGATGGTCAAGCCTTCTTCGGCATACTCGACGGCGTGCTCTTGAGATCTGATGGCGAGCCTAACAGCAAGAATGATACTGCCATCATTGCGATCGATATCATCGATATCATCAAGAGCCACCACATTGTCGATGTATGGTCCAATGACATTGCCCAGAACAACATGCGAAACGCCATCGACGACTATTTCTTTGACGTCCTGCGAGACGAGAAGGGCCTCGAGCTGCCGGTCGAGACGATGGATGATCTTGAGAGCAAGATCATGGATCTTGCCCGCGCACGGTTCCCCGGATGA
- a CDS encoding M48 family metallopeptidase → MIEHHSVQYGEHTIDFMVVRRERTTLEIAVEPDATVVVAAPQDAPLAVIEQRVRKRAAWVRRQQRFFAQYLPRTPERKYVAGETHLYLGRQYRLKVVPHVQAMVKLVRGFIVVQSHKPSRIDVTRELVEQWYRQRAQLKFVERLEINLLRFSEPQKYRPQGLIIRQLQQRWGSMSSAGRLLLNRRLIGAPIDAIDYVITHELCHIAEPHHGPQFFELLDRVLPDWQKRKKRLERIMA, encoded by the coding sequence ATGATCGAGCACCATAGCGTTCAGTACGGCGAGCACACCATCGATTTCATGGTTGTGCGCCGTGAGCGGACAACGCTTGAGATCGCGGTGGAGCCTGACGCTACGGTTGTCGTCGCTGCGCCGCAAGACGCTCCACTTGCCGTGATCGAGCAGAGAGTACGCAAACGCGCTGCATGGGTGCGGCGCCAACAGCGCTTCTTTGCTCAGTATCTTCCTCGAACACCCGAGCGGAAGTATGTCGCCGGCGAAACCCATCTGTATCTCGGCCGACAGTACCGGCTGAAGGTGGTGCCTCATGTGCAGGCTATGGTGAAGCTCGTCCGTGGCTTCATTGTCGTGCAAAGCCACAAACCCAGCAGGATCGATGTCACGCGCGAGCTCGTGGAGCAGTGGTATCGCCAACGCGCTCAGTTGAAGTTCGTCGAGCGCTTGGAGATCAATCTACTCCGGTTTTCTGAACCCCAGAAATATCGTCCTCAGGGGCTGATCATCCGACAGCTGCAACAGCGATGGGGGTCAATGTCGTCAGCAGGCAGGTTGCTGCTCAACCGACGGCTCATCGGGGCGCCCATCGATGCAATCGACTACGTCATTACCCATGAACTCTGCCACATCGCCGAGCCACATCACGGTCCACAGTTTTTTGAGCTTCTGGATCGAGTGCTACCTGACTGGCAGAAACGAAAGAAACGTCTAGAACGAATCATGGCTTAG
- a CDS encoding Tn3 family transposase produces MELRRQHFHVGGPSEAVGAINACPSEDLDVSVSTAVSDRFVPSHDKLLPARQRTSSTNCSTTTRTSASWATTSDGGVSGQVFALYHLLGFRFVSCILNLADQHLVTRVARRKR; encoded by the coding sequence ATCGAACTCCGACGGCAGCACTTCCACGTCGGCGGGCCGAGCGAGGCAGTCGGCGCCATCAACGCATGCCCTAGCGAGGATCTTGACGTCTCCGTCTCCACCGCCGTCTCAGATCGCTTCGTACCCTCCCATGACAAGCTGCTGCCGGCGAGGCAGCGCACGTCGTCGACAAACTGCTCTACCACCACGCGAACCTCGGCATCGTGGGCCACCACAAGCGACGGCGGCGTGAGTGGCCAAGTCTTCGCCTTGTACCATCTCCTCGGCTTTCGCTTCGTGTCATGTATCCTGAACCTGGCCGACCAGCACCTCGTCACCAGGGTGGCCCGACGCAAACGATGA
- a CDS encoding IS481 family transposase yields MAPSLHGSARTTPRVRAELQASQETTRSLATRYGLNPKTVAKWRHRTTTADQQMGPSRPRSSVLTEAEEAIIIEFRRRTLLPLDDVLGCLRETIPKLSRSALHRCLVRHGISRLPQGEEKASQRKRFTETRIGYVHIDVCELRLAQGKLFMFLAIDRVSKFAHVAFLDANTKANGAAFLNEVVEVFPYRIHTVLTDNGMAFADLPKNRGRYPEIEALFGGHIFDRVCSKHGITHKLTRPYHPWTNGQAERMNRTVKDATIKAFHYPDLTALQAHVLAFVTAYNFAKHLKALRWRTPFQVICDAWTTEPSIFKINPHHLISGPHT; encoded by the coding sequence ATGGCACCAAGTCTTCATGGTTCAGCCAGAACGACGCCGCGAGTTCGAGCCGAACTCCAAGCGTCGCAAGAGACGACCCGCAGCCTCGCCACGCGCTACGGGCTGAATCCCAAAACCGTTGCCAAGTGGCGCCATCGGACCACGACCGCCGATCAGCAGATGGGACCATCCCGGCCGCGCAGCTCCGTCCTGACCGAGGCCGAGGAGGCAATCATTATAGAGTTCCGGCGGCGTACCCTTCTGCCGCTCGATGACGTGCTGGGCTGCTTGCGGGAGACGATCCCCAAGCTCTCGCGCAGCGCCCTGCACCGATGCCTCGTGCGCCACGGCATCTCCCGCTTGCCCCAAGGCGAGGAGAAGGCCTCGCAGCGCAAGCGCTTTACCGAGACCAGGATCGGCTACGTCCACATCGACGTCTGCGAGCTGCGCTTGGCCCAGGGCAAGCTCTTCATGTTCCTGGCAATCGACCGCGTCTCGAAGTTCGCCCACGTCGCCTTCCTGGATGCCAATACCAAAGCGAACGGCGCCGCCTTCCTAAACGAGGTGGTCGAGGTCTTCCCTTATCGGATCCATACCGTCCTGACCGACAACGGCATGGCCTTTGCCGATCTGCCCAAGAACCGTGGCCGCTATCCCGAGATCGAGGCTCTCTTCGGCGGTCACATCTTCGACCGCGTCTGCAGCAAGCACGGAATTACCCACAAGCTCACCAGGCCCTATCACCCTTGGACGAATGGCCAAGCCGAGCGGATGAACCGGACGGTCAAGGACGCCACCATCAAAGCCTTCCACTACCCAGACCTCACGGCACTCCAGGCCCACGTCTTGGCCTTCGTCACCGCCTATAACTTCGCCAAGCACCTCAAGGCACTGCGATGGCGGACACCCTTCCAGGTGATCTGCGATGCTTGGACGACTGAGCCCTCCATCTTCAAGATCAACCCGCACCACCTCATTTCGGGACCGCACACCTAG
- a CDS encoding IS630 family transposase (programmed frameshift) has translation MAAPFSQDLRLRLVQAIEAGSSARQAAARFKVSPTAVHRLMRRVRATGSTQPASIGGYRKPLLAGHEDLLRELVAGHKGITLAQIQAELVRRGIEAGSLTTIWSTLRRLGLSHKKTLRAAEQARPDVARHRHRWRIWQRYLDPASFVFLDETSAGTNMVSRYGWWPKGRRLVDAAPHGHWKITTFLAGLRASGIVAPLVLDGAMTGSTFRAYVEQLLVPALTPGDVVVMDNLAAHKVAGIREAVAAAGASLLYLPPYTPDLNPIEQVFAKLKTLLRQATARSRETLWSTIGHLLTTFSTTECANYLRRLPRNPGLGGAAVIRSW, from the exons ATGGCGGCACCCTTTTCCCAGGATCTGCGTTTGCGGCTGGTGCAGGCGATTGAGGCCGGCAGTTCAGCCCGACAGGCGGCGGCCCGCTTTAAGGTGAGCCCGACGGCGGTGCATCGGCTGATGCGGCGGGTGCGGGCAACCGGGAGCACCCAGCCGGCCAGTATCGGCGGCTACCGCAAGCCGTTGCTGGCCGGGCATGAGGACCTGCTGCGGGAACTGGTGGCCGGGCACAAGGGTATCACCCTGGCCCAGATCCAGGCCGAGTTGGTCCGCCGCGGCATTGAGGCGGGCTCCCTTACGACGATCTGGTCGACCCTGCGCCGGCTGGGGCTGTCGCAC AAAAAGACGCTGAGGGCGGCCGAGCAGGCTCGGCCGGACGTGGCCAGGCATCGCCACCGCTGGCGGATCTGGCAGCGCTATCTCGACCCCGCCAGCTTCGTGTTCCTGGACGAGACCAGTGCTGGCACCAACATGGTCAGCCGCTACGGCTGGTGGCCGAAGGGCCGGCGCCTGGTTGATGCCGCCCCGCATGGCCACTGGAAGATCACCACCTTCCTCGCCGGCCTGCGCGCCAGCGGCATCGTCGCCCCGCTCGTCCTGGACGGGGCCATGACCGGCTCGACCTTTCGAGCTTATGTCGAGCAACTACTCGTACCTGCTCTCACACCTGGCGATGTGGTGGTGATGGACAATCTCGCCGCGCACAAGGTGGCAGGCATTCGAGAAGCCGTCGCCGCTGCCGGCGCCAGCCTCCTCTACCTGCCGCCCTATACGCCCGACCTCAACCCGATCGAGCAGGTCTTCGCCAAGCTCAAGACGCTCCTGCGTCAGGCCACCGCCCGAAGCCGCGAAACCCTCTGGAGCACTATCGGACACCTGCTCACCACCTTCAGCACCACCGAATGCGCCAACTACCTCAGGAGACTGCCGCGAAACCCTGGCCTTGGCGGTGCTGCTGTGATTCGATCCTGGTGA
- a CDS encoding IS5 family transposase has protein sequence MVRKAVGQVSLVEALLPAAFGSNQRLERIRAQVDWQPIEVLLQPMRRAPTGRPAYPPLVQLKALLLQQWYRLSDRDLEEALADRLSFRRFCGLGLEDAVPDATTLSRFRIDLAEAGLAEMVFDALNRQLEQRGLFIKAGTMIDATLVEADVKRPPMREGEVSERDPAAGFTRRGQRSFFGYKAHLAVDQGSDLIRKAILTSADIGESTAADALICGDEAAVLADKAYESMTRRDALAAIGIVDRIMHRRQAGKRQPDWHKWMNVAITPLRGQIEKLFGTMKRRYLYRRVRYRGLERNRCQLWLLCAAMNLRRANQITA, from the coding sequence ATGGTGCGCAAGGCGGTGGGTCAGGTGAGCCTAGTCGAGGCGCTGCTGCCCGCGGCCTTTGGCAGCAACCAGCGCCTGGAGCGGATCAGGGCACAGGTCGACTGGCAGCCGATCGAAGTGTTGTTGCAGCCCATGCGTCGCGCACCGACCGGACGACCTGCCTATCCGCCACTGGTGCAGCTCAAGGCCCTGCTCCTCCAACAGTGGTACCGCCTGTCTGATCGTGATCTCGAAGAAGCCCTGGCCGATCGGCTGAGCTTCCGGCGGTTCTGTGGCCTGGGTCTGGAGGATGCGGTGCCGGACGCAACCACCTTGTCGCGCTTTCGGATCGACCTGGCCGAGGCAGGTCTGGCGGAGATGGTCTTCGACGCCTTGAACCGGCAGTTGGAACAGCGTGGCCTCTTCATCAAGGCGGGCACCATGATCGATGCGACCTTGGTGGAAGCCGACGTGAAGCGGCCGCCCATGCGCGAGGGTGAGGTGTCGGAGCGGGACCCTGCCGCCGGCTTCACCCGCCGAGGACAACGCAGCTTCTTTGGCTATAAGGCGCACCTAGCGGTGGATCAGGGGAGCGACCTGATCCGCAAGGCGATCCTGACCAGCGCCGACATCGGCGAGAGCACTGCCGCCGATGCCCTTATCTGCGGCGACGAGGCGGCGGTGCTGGCCGACAAGGCCTACGAGTCGATGACGCGGCGAGACGCCCTGGCCGCCATCGGCATCGTCGACCGGATCATGCACCGCCGGCAGGCAGGCAAGCGTCAGCCTGACTGGCACAAGTGGATGAACGTCGCGATCACGCCGCTGCGCGGGCAGATCGAGAAGCTCTTCGGCACCATGAAGCGGCGCTACCTGTATCGCCGGGTGCGCTACCGCGGCCTGGAGCGCAATCGCTGCCAGCTCTGGCTGCTTTGTGCCGCCATGAACCTGAGAAGAGCGAATCAGATCACCGCCTGA
- a CDS encoding AAA family ATPase encodes MTVDVGAWLRGLGLGQYEPAFRDNDVGADLLPTLTADDLRELGVSSLGHRKRLLAAIAALGPPVSLEPSVAPPAPSTLPTSTESQAERRQLTVMFVDLVGSTELSRRLDPEEMRDIIRAYQDAVAGAVARFEGHVAKFMGDGVLAYFGWPRAHEDEAERAVLAALAVVGAVGQLGPRAGALLACRVGIATGLVVVGDLIGEGAAREQAVVGETPNLAARLQGVAGPGRVLVAGTTRRLLGGLFALEPLAVGPLKGFGGEVEAFRVLGEDRVEDRFEALRGTDRAPLVGRDHELALLLDRWERAREGEGQVVMLCGEPGIGKSRLVSALRHRLRDEPHTVLRYQASPHHPNSALWPVAEQLERAAGIEREDPPAANLDRLEALLREAAPEVAASAPILTELLGLPDLGRYSTREPSPQQRKSETFGALLAQLDGLAARRPVLIVLEDAHWLDPTSRELFDMVVGRVQRLRALLVVTFRPELAPPWEGHPHATLLTLGRLGTRQVLAIAERVARGWRLPDEVLGRILAKSEGVPLFVEELTKTVLEAGLLDDVGDGPAPAGPSSALEVPATLQDSLMARLDRMAPVKEVAQTAAAIGREFGYALLAAVSTLPPPELGRALDQLVAGELLFVRGTPPEASYAFKHALLRDAAYESLLKSSRARLHGRIAAALQERRSLGSEPEVLAHHLTLAERYEAATDYWLQAGVRASDRSAYVEAANSLANGLLTVARVGDPRTRLEMELRIRGLLVSALRATKGHAAAELEDTLRRSLHLATELDNPVEVSHALNGLSLVHVNRGDLQQARMHAEEALRRADLGGDRPCQILAHRTMGTALLLAGEFASARRELERTVELYRPEQDRTLLQRYAFDPLVAALGFLEWICWILGYPDTARRHLRRSGEHAERLGHGYSVIYHHTTAALLHLMLRDPASTRTHAGTVIELSEEQRLPYFASIAKCCDGWARATAGDGEVGMARIREGLAARQAVPWEPFMLACMADALLTAGRGDEAMTRLAEAADLVERTGSRWWEVELHRLQGLCWLTRPTPDADQAEAGLRRALDVARSQGARSWELRAAISLARLWGEQGKPAQARELLAPLHACFTEGLDTRDLQDARTLLDELQ; translated from the coding sequence ATGACGGTGGATGTCGGGGCTTGGCTACGCGGCCTTGGTCTAGGCCAGTACGAACCGGCGTTCCGCGACAACGACGTGGGCGCCGACCTGCTGCCGACCCTAACCGCGGACGACCTGCGCGAGCTCGGCGTCAGCTCGCTCGGGCACCGCAAGCGGCTCCTGGCCGCGATCGCCGCCCTCGGTCCGCCGGTCAGCCTAGAACCATCGGTGGCACCTCCGGCGCCCTCGACGCTGCCGACCTCGACGGAATCGCAAGCCGAGCGACGACAGCTCACGGTGATGTTCGTCGACCTGGTCGGCTCGACCGAGCTCAGCCGCCGCCTCGATCCCGAGGAGATGCGCGACATCATCCGTGCCTACCAGGACGCCGTCGCGGGCGCGGTCGCCCGTTTCGAGGGGCACGTCGCCAAGTTCATGGGCGACGGCGTGCTCGCCTACTTCGGCTGGCCCCGGGCGCACGAGGACGAGGCCGAGCGCGCGGTCCTAGCGGCGCTCGCCGTCGTAGGGGCCGTCGGCCAGCTCGGCCCCCGTGCGGGTGCGCTCCTGGCCTGCCGGGTCGGGATCGCGACCGGGCTGGTCGTCGTCGGCGACTTGATCGGCGAGGGGGCCGCGCGAGAGCAGGCCGTGGTCGGCGAGACCCCGAACCTCGCCGCACGGCTGCAAGGGGTGGCCGGGCCGGGTCGGGTGCTCGTGGCCGGGACGACGCGGCGCCTGCTCGGCGGCCTCTTCGCGCTGGAGCCGCTCGCGGTTGGGCCGCTCAAGGGCTTCGGGGGCGAGGTGGAGGCCTTCCGCGTCCTCGGCGAGGACCGGGTCGAAGACCGCTTCGAGGCTCTTCGTGGCACGGACCGGGCCCCGCTCGTCGGCCGCGACCACGAGCTCGCCCTCCTGCTCGATCGGTGGGAGCGGGCCAGGGAGGGGGAAGGCCAAGTCGTCATGCTCTGTGGCGAGCCGGGCATCGGCAAGTCCCGCCTGGTCTCGGCGCTGCGCCACCGGCTCCGGGACGAGCCGCACACCGTCCTGCGCTACCAGGCCTCCCCGCACCACCCGAACAGCGCGCTCTGGCCGGTCGCCGAGCAGCTTGAGCGCGCGGCGGGGATCGAGCGGGAGGACCCGCCAGCGGCCAACCTGGACAGGTTGGAGGCCCTGCTCCGCGAGGCCGCACCGGAGGTGGCGGCCTCGGCCCCGATCCTCACCGAGCTGCTCGGGCTGCCGGACCTCGGGCGCTACTCGACCCGCGAGCCGAGCCCGCAACAACGCAAGAGCGAGACGTTCGGGGCCTTGCTCGCGCAGCTCGACGGCCTCGCGGCGCGCCGCCCGGTTCTGATCGTCTTGGAGGACGCGCACTGGCTCGACCCGACATCCCGCGAGCTGTTCGACATGGTGGTCGGGCGGGTGCAGCGGCTGCGGGCGCTGCTCGTCGTCACCTTCCGGCCCGAGCTCGCGCCGCCTTGGGAGGGCCACCCGCATGCGACGCTGCTGACGCTGGGCAGGCTGGGGACGCGGCAGGTGTTAGCGATCGCTGAGCGGGTGGCGAGGGGATGGAGGCTGCCGGACGAGGTGCTCGGGCGGATCCTGGCCAAGTCGGAAGGGGTGCCGCTGTTCGTCGAGGAGCTGACCAAGACCGTCCTCGAAGCGGGGCTTCTCGATGACGTCGGTGACGGGCCTGCGCCGGCAGGACCGTCGTCGGCCCTCGAGGTCCCAGCGACGCTGCAAGACTCGCTCATGGCGCGGCTGGATCGCATGGCCCCGGTCAAGGAGGTGGCGCAGACCGCCGCCGCGATCGGGCGAGAGTTCGGCTACGCGCTCCTGGCCGCCGTTTCGACCCTGCCCCCGCCGGAACTGGGACGGGCTCTCGACCAGCTCGTCGCCGGCGAGCTGCTGTTCGTCCGGGGCACGCCGCCCGAGGCCAGCTACGCCTTCAAGCACGCCCTCCTCCGTGACGCGGCGTACGAGAGCTTGCTGAAGAGCAGTCGGGCGAGGCTACACGGCCGCATCGCGGCGGCGTTGCAGGAGCGTCGCTCCCTCGGGTCGGAGCCGGAGGTCCTCGCCCACCATCTCACCCTCGCCGAGCGGTACGAGGCCGCCACGGACTACTGGCTCCAGGCGGGCGTGCGGGCGAGCGACCGGTCGGCCTACGTCGAGGCGGCGAACAGCCTGGCAAACGGGCTCCTCACCGTCGCCCGCGTCGGCGACCCCCGGACCAGGCTCGAGATGGAGCTGCGGATTCGGGGCCTGCTGGTGAGTGCGTTGCGGGCCACGAAGGGGCACGCTGCCGCGGAGCTCGAGGACACCTTAAGGCGGAGCCTGCACCTGGCCACGGAGCTGGACAACCCTGTCGAGGTCTCCCACGCCCTGAACGGCCTCTCGCTGGTGCACGTCAACCGTGGGGACCTGCAACAGGCGCGCATGCACGCGGAGGAGGCGCTCCGGCGAGCGGACCTGGGTGGCGACCGGCCCTGCCAGATACTCGCACACCGCACCATGGGGACGGCGCTGCTGCTGGCCGGCGAGTTCGCCTCGGCCCGCCGCGAGCTGGAGCGGACCGTCGAGCTCTACCGGCCGGAGCAGGACCGCACCCTGCTCCAGCGGTACGCGTTCGACCCGTTGGTGGCGGCACTGGGCTTCCTGGAGTGGATCTGCTGGATCCTCGGCTACCCGGACACGGCGCGCCGCCACCTCCGGAGGAGCGGCGAGCACGCGGAACGGCTCGGCCACGGCTACAGCGTGATCTACCACCACACGACGGCGGCGCTCCTGCACCTGATGCTGCGCGACCCCGCGAGCACGCGGACGCACGCCGGCACCGTCATCGAGCTCTCGGAAGAGCAGCGCCTGCCGTACTTCGCCTCGATTGCGAAGTGCTGCGACGGCTGGGCGCGGGCGACGGCCGGCGACGGGGAGGTGGGCATGGCACGGATCCGGGAGGGCCTCGCGGCCCGGCAGGCGGTCCCGTGGGAGCCGTTCATGCTCGCGTGCATGGCGGACGCGCTCCTGACTGCTGGCCGCGGGGATGAGGCGATGACTCGCCTCGCAGAGGCCGCCGATCTGGTCGAGCGGACCGGCTCGCGGTGGTGGGAGGTGGAGCTGCACCGCCTGCAGGGCCTGTGCTGGCTCACGCGGCCGACACCCGATGCCGATCAGGCGGAGGCGGGCTTGCGAAGGGCGCTCGACGTGGCCCGGTCGCAAGGAGCGAGGTCTTGGGAGCTACGGGCGGCCATCAGCCTCGCGCGGCTATGGGGCGAGCAAGGCAAGCCGGCGCAGGCGCGGGAGCTGCTGGCGCCCCTCCACGCCTGCTTCACCGAAGGGCTCGACACCCGCGATCTGCAGGACGCGCGGACGCTCCTCGACGAGCTGCAATGA